CCAGAGGCATGGCTATGGAGGAAATCGTCAACTTTTTACAAGAGAGGAGCTAATACAAAATGATATTAGAACATAAGCAGATGATATATACGATTATTATTGGATTTTTTATAACACTGATATTGGGGCCTTTAATCATACCGTTTTTAAAGAAGCTTAAAGTAGGTCAAACCGTTCGGGAGGAAGGGCCAAGAAGTCATCTACAAAAAACGGGTACACCTACCATTGGTGGCCTCATCATCATTGCATCTGTATTGGTGACTTCTTTTACAGCGGGGCTCATCAATCAAGATTTATGGGTTGCTATAGGGGCGATGGTTGCCTTTGGACTTATTGGCTTTATTGATGATTTTATTAAGGTGGTTTTAAAAAGATCTTTAGGGTTAAGAGCCTATCAAAAGATGAGTTTACAAATTATTGTCGCTGTTTTTCTAGCCATCTACCAGTCTAATATTTCTGTTATGGGCACAAAAATAATTGTTCCGTTTGTCAAAGGTAGTTTGACTCTAGGCAGTTTTACTATACCGCAGTATTTAGATTTAGGAATCCTATACATACCTTTTATCGTATTCGTCGTTGTAGCCACTGTTAATAGCGTAAATCTAACGGATGGCCTAGATGGTTTAGCTTCAGGGGTGACGTTGATTGTTGCAGCATTCTTTTCGATTTTAGCCATGGAGTGGGGATATCCTTCTTTAGCTATTTTTGCTGCTGCAGTGACAGGATCCTGTTTAGGATTTTTAAGATTTAACTCCCATCCTGCTCAGGTTTTTATGGGAGATACGGGCTCCTTGGCACTAGGAGGTGCAATTTCAGCAGTGGCTATATTGATGAATGTAGCGCTGATTGTACCCATCGTAGGGGGCATATATTTTGCAGAAGCACTGTCCGTTATTTTACAGGTAATTTCTTTTAAACTTACTGGAAAGCGTATATTTAAGATGAGTCCACTTCACCATCATTATGAATTGAGCGGTTGGGCTGAAACTAAAGTTGTGATCGTGTTTTGGATCGTTACGGTCATCCTATGCTTGATCG
Above is a genomic segment from Alkaliphilus oremlandii OhILAs containing:
- the mraY gene encoding phospho-N-acetylmuramoyl-pentapeptide-transferase — encoded protein: MILEHKQMIYTIIIGFFITLILGPLIIPFLKKLKVGQTVREEGPRSHLQKTGTPTIGGLIIIASVLVTSFTAGLINQDLWVAIGAMVAFGLIGFIDDFIKVVLKRSLGLRAYQKMSLQIIVAVFLAIYQSNISVMGTKIIVPFVKGSLTLGSFTIPQYLDLGILYIPFIVFVVVATVNSVNLTDGLDGLASGVTLIVAAFFSILAMEWGYPSLAIFAAAVTGSCLGFLRFNSHPAQVFMGDTGSLALGGAISAVAILMNVALIVPIVGGIYFAEALSVILQVISFKLTGKRIFKMSPLHHHYELSGWAETKVVIVFWIVTVILCLIGMLGLN